In a single window of the Schistocerca americana isolate TAMUIC-IGC-003095 chromosome X, iqSchAmer2.1, whole genome shotgun sequence genome:
- the LOC124555511 gene encoding RNA polymerase II degradation factor 1-like, which produces MMSALRAVLVLSLVGAVMSQYKPSYAGSGWSYPGPLPQFTTDVGLDNRVGLESTSSTLSPEEDVASLVSAWPADRQPFWFVNRDQIQQHIGRPQPQAGSQPQTQRPQTQTQQPEQPQAQTQTQQSVQTQTQKPEQTQPQRRTFPQAASSRQ; this is translated from the exons TCGGCCCTGAGAGCAGTGCTAGTGCTGTCGCTGGTGGGAGCGGTGATGTCGCAGTACAAACCGTCGTACGCGGGCAGTGGGTGGTCGTACCCCGGCCCTCTGCCGCAATTCACGACTGACGTCGGGCTCGACAACCGCGTGGGTCTGGAGTCCACCAGCAGCACACTCTCACCTGAAGAGGACGTCGCATCGCTCGTCTCTGCCTGGCCGGCTGACCGTCAGCCCTTCTGGTTCGTCAACAG GGACCAGATCCAGCAGCACATCGGACGACCGCAGCCTCAGGCCGGATCTCAACCGCAGACGCAGCGTCCTCAGACGCAGACGCAGCAGCCCGAGCAGCCGCAGGCGCAGACGCAGACGCAGCAGTCTGTGCAGACACAGACGCAGAAGCCTGAGCAGACGCAGCCTCAGAGACGCACTTTCCCCCAGGCAGCTTCCAGTCGGCAGTAG